A window of Mangifera indica cultivar Alphonso chromosome 11, CATAS_Mindica_2.1, whole genome shotgun sequence contains these coding sequences:
- the LOC123229707 gene encoding uncharacterized protein LOC123229707 isoform X1 — MVPNGLSKFILHVQIAKIPPAILALQSFTASQHKPNAKIFLDFYRHNKKKKMIRLCLIRRPYYRFPLRRHISSSSKNNTETPNNIRNPQNAPQLSPPPPPISPQFIQNSLSPLSTPNDSSLSRTSIFSISATVLSALIASVAFFPNDNSNDNNKRNTNPIHEVIERTFHKSNESFRRVINHVKHTGIAASILWQSLSSVLSTANHEVRAGFELRVAALLADISAANAARRAAIVGAGGGKVVDWLLETVAVGTDGCGTQAEAARALAYLIADPNVSKDVLGRPCAVPNLLRFIFSCQPRSKKHSRHSSFDISDSLKGRSMLVAAIMDVVTSNCDSLEKASFIPSLPGNAETRDIAAAIEVIEEGGMHFDEPHRNDDDDDGGGKGMKGIGIKILEGTTVLGLSRTSELMGLGNSDDVEVESVRSAPKTLALLNKHGSSSAQENLSASVVPGLWDDLHCQHVAVPFAAWALANWAMASGTNRSHIQELDQDGYAVMSALTAPERSVKWHGSLVARLLLEDCNLPLNDSVSDWSSSLLSTFSQASKNEDIPLALVALSAFSVSIERSPLAQKVVMEKGLQLMRDAAKRTIKHKEVQEALAKALKLLSTGDMHLSLEESEKWSGILIPWVFGNSSSDTTRSSAARILTCILEEYGPSSIPISQGWLAILLNEILDYCKTSTNKRGTPPKSDKVKTQIDQSNVLFATQTVNQLAGAVVNLAGKQMGTTAESVETFPLADLLSLEPFAGLFKNLKKDSLPKVDATDSALATLKGIKALTELCDEDSVCQNKLANFGILSLLKRFLLHDDYERLAAMEAYDASRALEAEKRVSDVPGEASKTISDANNPLSVRVPPTAHIRRHAARLLTVLSVLPDVQKAVIADETWCKWLEDCANGKIQGCGDLKIQSYARATLLNIFCNHQVGGDSAKGNVLGTDTANKSRICPHYNDKIFLINPELPHWKCPENKDQDDIQRDKPSGESDSLNSEGTLVTGASNDGNLSSSVNASQNSPKSEVPQLDIVFVHGLRGGPYKTWRISEDKVSTKSGLVEKIDQEAGKLGTFWPGEWLSVDFPHARLFSLKYKTNLTQWSGASLPLQEVSSMLLEKLVAAGIGNRPVVFVTHSMGGLVVKQMLHKAKAENIDDFVKNTAGIVFYSCPHFGSKLADMPWRMGLVLRPAPTIGELRSGSPRLIELNDYIRQLHKKGMLEVLSFCETKVTPIVEGYGGWAFRAEIVPIESAYPGFGELVVLESTDHINSCKPLGRTDPSYVKILEFLDKLKSNHT; from the exons ATGGTCCCTAATGGTCTGTCAAAATTCATACTTCACGTACAAATCGCGAAAATTCCTCCCGCCATACTCGCCTTGCAATCTTTTACCGCAAGCCAGCATAAACCAAACGCTAAGATCTTCCTCGATTTCTACCGacataataaaaagaagaagatgatccGTCTCTGTCTGATACGCCGCCCTTATTATCGTTTCCCTCTCCGTCGTCATATCTCTTCCTCCTCTAAAAACAACACCGAAACTcctaataatataagaaatccCCAAAATGCCCCTCAACTATCGCCGCCGCCGCCACCGATCTCACCTCAATTTATTCAGAATTCTCTTTCTCCTCTATCCACCCCCAATGATTCCTCACTCTCGAGAACTTCTATTTTTTCCATCTCCGCTACCGTCCTCTCCGCACTGATCGCTTCCGTCGCTTTTTTCCCCAACGACAACTCTAACGATAACAATAAGAGAAATACTAATCCAATTCACGAAGTAATTGAAAGAACGTTTCATAAGTCAAACGAGTCATTTAGAAGAGTTATTAACCATGTAAAGCACACGGGCATCGCGGCTTCGATTTTGTGGCAATCTCTGAGTTCGGTTTTGTCGACTGCGAATCACGAGGTGAGGGCGGGATTCGAGTTAAGGGTGGCGGCGCTGCTAGCGGATATTTCAGCGGCAAATGCAGCGCGGAGGGCGGCGATTGTGGGTGCGGGAGGAGGGAAAGTGGTTGATTGGTTGTTGGAGACGGTGGCGGTTGGTACGGATGGGTGTGGGACTCAGGCGGAGGCGGCAAGGGCGCTTGCTTACTTGATTGCTGATCCTAATGTGTCTAAGGATGTTTTAGGGCGGCCTTGTGCTGTGCCTAATTTGTTGAGGTTTATTTTTTCGTGTCAGCCTAGGTCGAAAAAG CATTCACGACATAGTTCATTCGATATTTCTGATTCTCTGAAAGGTAGGAGCATGCTTGTGGCTGCCATCATGGATGTTGTCACATCCAACTGTGATAGTTTAGAAAAGGCATCATTTATCCCATCACTGCCAGGAAATGCTGAAACAAGGGATATTGCAGCAGCTATAGAAGTTATTGAGGAAGGTGGAATGCATTTTGATGAGCCACATAGAaatgatgatgacgatgatggTGGTGGAAAAGGAATGAAGGGGATAGGGATTAAAATTCTTGAAGGTACAACAGTTTTAGGGCTTTCAAGGACTAGTGAGCTTATGGGATTGGGAAACTCTGATGATGTTGAAGTAGAATCGGTTAGAAGTGCTCCTAAAACCCTTGCCTTGCTAAATAAGCATGGTAGTTCATCAGCACAAGAGAATTTGTCTGCTTCTGTTGTTCCTGGTCTGTGGGATGACTTGCATTGTCAACATGTTGCAGTGCCTTTTGCTGCTTGGGCATTAGCCAATTGGGCAATGGCATCAGGGACCAACAGATCTCATATTCAAGAATTGGATCAAGATGGGTACGCTGTCATGAGTGCTTTAACAGCACCTGAGAGATCTGTGAAATGGCATGGGAGTTTGGTGGCCCGTTTGCTCTTGGAGGATTGTAATCTGCCACTAAATGACTCTGTTTCTGATTGGAGTTCCAGTCTTCTTTCAACTTTTTCTCAGGCAAGTAAGAATGAAGACATTCCATTGGCTCTGGTGGCATTATCTGCTTTTTCAGTTTCTATAGAGAGAAGCCCTCTTGCACAAAAGGTAGTGATGGAAAAAGGTCTTCAGTTGATGAGAGACGCAGCCAAGCGTACAATAAAGCATAAGGAGGTACAAGAAGCCTTGGCAAAGGCTTTGAAATTGCTTTCCACTGGGGACATGCATCTATCTCttgaagaaagtgaaaaatGGTCTGGCATATTGATTCCTTGGGTTTTTGGAAACTCCTCTTCTGACACGACCCGGTCTTCAGCTGCAAGAATTTTAACATGCATTCTTGAAGAGTATGGGCCATCATCCATACCCATTTCTCAAGGATGGTTAGCTATTTTGCTAAATGAAATCCTGGATTACTGCAAGACATCCACTAATAAACGTGGCACACCACCTAAAAGTGATAAAGTGAAG ACTCAGATTGATCAGTCAAATGTCCTTTTTGCCACACAGACTGTTAATCAATTGGCAGGTGCTGTTGTTAATCTGGCTGGAAAGCAAATGGGGACAACTGCTGAATCTGTTGAAACGTTTCCACTGGCAGATCTTCTTTCTTTGGAACCTTTTGCAGGactctttaaaaatttgaagaaagataGTTTACCTAAAGTTGATGCCACAGATTCTGCTCTAGCAACACTTAAGGGTATCAAAGCACTGACAGAACTTTGTGATGAAGATTCTGTATGTCAGAACAAATTAGCCAATTTTGGGATTTTGAGCTTGCTGAAACGCTTTTTGTTACATGACGATTATGAGAGGCTTGCTGCTATGGAAGCTTATGATGCTTCAAGAGCTCTAGAGGCAGAAAAGAGGGTTTCAGATGTTCCTGGTGAAGCATCTAAAACTATTTCAGATGCAAATAATCCATTGAGTGTCCGAGTTCCCCCAACTGCTCACATTCGAAGGCATGCAGCTCGGCTTTTAACTGTCCTTTCAGTGCTTCCTGATGTCCAGAAGGCTGTTATAGCTGATGAAACTTGGTGTAAGTGGCTTGAGGATTGTGCAAATGGAAAGATCCAAGGTTGCGGTGACCTTAAAATTCAAAGTTATGCTAGGGCCACtctgttaaatatattttgcaACCACCAAGTTGGTGGAGATTCTGCCAAAGGTAATGTTCTTGGAACAGATACCGCAAATAAAAGTAGAATTTGTCCTCATTATAATGACAAGATATTCTTAATTAACCCTGAACTGCCCCACTGGAAGTGTCCTGAAAATAAAGATCAAGATGATATTCAGAGAGATAAGCCATCTGGTGAGTCTGATTCTCTTAACAGTGAGGGTACACTTGTAACCGGAGCTTCAAATGATGGTAACTTGTCTAGTTCTGTCAATGCATCACAGAACAGCCCAAAATCAGAGGTTCCCCAACTAGATATTGTTTTTGTCCATGGGTTGCGTGGTGGACCTTATAAGACATGGCGCATTTCCGAGGACAAAGTATCTACAAAGTCTGGTTTGGTGGAGAAGATTGATCAGGAAGCTGGGAAGCTAGGCACATTTTGGCCAGGTGAATGGCTTTCAGTTGACTTCCCTCATGCTCGCTTGTTTTCTCTCAAATACAAG ACAAATCTTACACAATGGTCTGGAGCTAGCCTGCCACTTCAG GAAGTGAGCTCCATGCTGCTGGAGAAGCTTGTTGCTGCGGGTATAGGAAACCGCCCGGTTGTGTTTGTGACACACAG CATGGGGGGTCTGGTTGTCAAGCAGATGTTGCATAAAGCAAAAGCAGAAAATATTGATGATTTTGTGAAAAACACAGCTGGAATT GTTTTTTACAGTTGCCCACATTTTGGAAGCAAACTGGCAGACATGCCTTGGCGAATGGGCCTTGTGCTTCGCCCAGCTCCAACT ATCGGGGAATTAAGAAGTGGTTCTCCAAGATTAATAGAACTTAATGACTATATTCGTCAACTGCATAAGAAAGGGATGCTTGAAGTCCTTAGTTTCTGTGAG ACCAAGGTAACTCCAATTGTTGAAGGTTATGGAGGATGGGCCTTCCGTGCGGAAATTGTACCGATTGAATCAGCATATCCTGGATTTGGAGAACTTGTT GTATTAGAGTCGACAGATCATATAAATTCATGCAAACCGCTCGGTCGGACAGATCCTtcttatgtaaaaattttagaatttttggataagctgAAATCCAACCATACATGA
- the LOC123229707 gene encoding uncharacterized protein LOC123229707 isoform X2, translated as MLVAAIMDVVTSNCDSLEKASFIPSLPGNAETRDIAAAIEVIEEGGMHFDEPHRNDDDDDGGGKGMKGIGIKILEGTTVLGLSRTSELMGLGNSDDVEVESVRSAPKTLALLNKHGSSSAQENLSASVVPGLWDDLHCQHVAVPFAAWALANWAMASGTNRSHIQELDQDGYAVMSALTAPERSVKWHGSLVARLLLEDCNLPLNDSVSDWSSSLLSTFSQASKNEDIPLALVALSAFSVSIERSPLAQKVVMEKGLQLMRDAAKRTIKHKEVQEALAKALKLLSTGDMHLSLEESEKWSGILIPWVFGNSSSDTTRSSAARILTCILEEYGPSSIPISQGWLAILLNEILDYCKTSTNKRGTPPKSDKVKTQIDQSNVLFATQTVNQLAGAVVNLAGKQMGTTAESVETFPLADLLSLEPFAGLFKNLKKDSLPKVDATDSALATLKGIKALTELCDEDSVCQNKLANFGILSLLKRFLLHDDYERLAAMEAYDASRALEAEKRVSDVPGEASKTISDANNPLSVRVPPTAHIRRHAARLLTVLSVLPDVQKAVIADETWCKWLEDCANGKIQGCGDLKIQSYARATLLNIFCNHQVGGDSAKGNVLGTDTANKSRICPHYNDKIFLINPELPHWKCPENKDQDDIQRDKPSGESDSLNSEGTLVTGASNDGNLSSSVNASQNSPKSEVPQLDIVFVHGLRGGPYKTWRISEDKVSTKSGLVEKIDQEAGKLGTFWPGEWLSVDFPHARLFSLKYKTNLTQWSGASLPLQEVSSMLLEKLVAAGIGNRPVVFVTHSMGGLVVKQMLHKAKAENIDDFVKNTAGIVFYSCPHFGSKLADMPWRMGLVLRPAPTIGELRSGSPRLIELNDYIRQLHKKGMLEVLSFCETKVTPIVEGYGGWAFRAEIVPIESAYPGFGELVVLESTDHINSCKPLGRTDPSYVKILEFLDKLKSNHT; from the exons ATGCTTGTGGCTGCCATCATGGATGTTGTCACATCCAACTGTGATAGTTTAGAAAAGGCATCATTTATCCCATCACTGCCAGGAAATGCTGAAACAAGGGATATTGCAGCAGCTATAGAAGTTATTGAGGAAGGTGGAATGCATTTTGATGAGCCACATAGAaatgatgatgacgatgatggTGGTGGAAAAGGAATGAAGGGGATAGGGATTAAAATTCTTGAAGGTACAACAGTTTTAGGGCTTTCAAGGACTAGTGAGCTTATGGGATTGGGAAACTCTGATGATGTTGAAGTAGAATCGGTTAGAAGTGCTCCTAAAACCCTTGCCTTGCTAAATAAGCATGGTAGTTCATCAGCACAAGAGAATTTGTCTGCTTCTGTTGTTCCTGGTCTGTGGGATGACTTGCATTGTCAACATGTTGCAGTGCCTTTTGCTGCTTGGGCATTAGCCAATTGGGCAATGGCATCAGGGACCAACAGATCTCATATTCAAGAATTGGATCAAGATGGGTACGCTGTCATGAGTGCTTTAACAGCACCTGAGAGATCTGTGAAATGGCATGGGAGTTTGGTGGCCCGTTTGCTCTTGGAGGATTGTAATCTGCCACTAAATGACTCTGTTTCTGATTGGAGTTCCAGTCTTCTTTCAACTTTTTCTCAGGCAAGTAAGAATGAAGACATTCCATTGGCTCTGGTGGCATTATCTGCTTTTTCAGTTTCTATAGAGAGAAGCCCTCTTGCACAAAAGGTAGTGATGGAAAAAGGTCTTCAGTTGATGAGAGACGCAGCCAAGCGTACAATAAAGCATAAGGAGGTACAAGAAGCCTTGGCAAAGGCTTTGAAATTGCTTTCCACTGGGGACATGCATCTATCTCttgaagaaagtgaaaaatGGTCTGGCATATTGATTCCTTGGGTTTTTGGAAACTCCTCTTCTGACACGACCCGGTCTTCAGCTGCAAGAATTTTAACATGCATTCTTGAAGAGTATGGGCCATCATCCATACCCATTTCTCAAGGATGGTTAGCTATTTTGCTAAATGAAATCCTGGATTACTGCAAGACATCCACTAATAAACGTGGCACACCACCTAAAAGTGATAAAGTGAAG ACTCAGATTGATCAGTCAAATGTCCTTTTTGCCACACAGACTGTTAATCAATTGGCAGGTGCTGTTGTTAATCTGGCTGGAAAGCAAATGGGGACAACTGCTGAATCTGTTGAAACGTTTCCACTGGCAGATCTTCTTTCTTTGGAACCTTTTGCAGGactctttaaaaatttgaagaaagataGTTTACCTAAAGTTGATGCCACAGATTCTGCTCTAGCAACACTTAAGGGTATCAAAGCACTGACAGAACTTTGTGATGAAGATTCTGTATGTCAGAACAAATTAGCCAATTTTGGGATTTTGAGCTTGCTGAAACGCTTTTTGTTACATGACGATTATGAGAGGCTTGCTGCTATGGAAGCTTATGATGCTTCAAGAGCTCTAGAGGCAGAAAAGAGGGTTTCAGATGTTCCTGGTGAAGCATCTAAAACTATTTCAGATGCAAATAATCCATTGAGTGTCCGAGTTCCCCCAACTGCTCACATTCGAAGGCATGCAGCTCGGCTTTTAACTGTCCTTTCAGTGCTTCCTGATGTCCAGAAGGCTGTTATAGCTGATGAAACTTGGTGTAAGTGGCTTGAGGATTGTGCAAATGGAAAGATCCAAGGTTGCGGTGACCTTAAAATTCAAAGTTATGCTAGGGCCACtctgttaaatatattttgcaACCACCAAGTTGGTGGAGATTCTGCCAAAGGTAATGTTCTTGGAACAGATACCGCAAATAAAAGTAGAATTTGTCCTCATTATAATGACAAGATATTCTTAATTAACCCTGAACTGCCCCACTGGAAGTGTCCTGAAAATAAAGATCAAGATGATATTCAGAGAGATAAGCCATCTGGTGAGTCTGATTCTCTTAACAGTGAGGGTACACTTGTAACCGGAGCTTCAAATGATGGTAACTTGTCTAGTTCTGTCAATGCATCACAGAACAGCCCAAAATCAGAGGTTCCCCAACTAGATATTGTTTTTGTCCATGGGTTGCGTGGTGGACCTTATAAGACATGGCGCATTTCCGAGGACAAAGTATCTACAAAGTCTGGTTTGGTGGAGAAGATTGATCAGGAAGCTGGGAAGCTAGGCACATTTTGGCCAGGTGAATGGCTTTCAGTTGACTTCCCTCATGCTCGCTTGTTTTCTCTCAAATACAAG ACAAATCTTACACAATGGTCTGGAGCTAGCCTGCCACTTCAG GAAGTGAGCTCCATGCTGCTGGAGAAGCTTGTTGCTGCGGGTATAGGAAACCGCCCGGTTGTGTTTGTGACACACAG CATGGGGGGTCTGGTTGTCAAGCAGATGTTGCATAAAGCAAAAGCAGAAAATATTGATGATTTTGTGAAAAACACAGCTGGAATT GTTTTTTACAGTTGCCCACATTTTGGAAGCAAACTGGCAGACATGCCTTGGCGAATGGGCCTTGTGCTTCGCCCAGCTCCAACT ATCGGGGAATTAAGAAGTGGTTCTCCAAGATTAATAGAACTTAATGACTATATTCGTCAACTGCATAAGAAAGGGATGCTTGAAGTCCTTAGTTTCTGTGAG ACCAAGGTAACTCCAATTGTTGAAGGTTATGGAGGATGGGCCTTCCGTGCGGAAATTGTACCGATTGAATCAGCATATCCTGGATTTGGAGAACTTGTT GTATTAGAGTCGACAGATCATATAAATTCATGCAAACCGCTCGGTCGGACAGATCCTtcttatgtaaaaattttagaatttttggataagctgAAATCCAACCATACATGA